One part of the Prunus persica cultivar Lovell chromosome G5, Prunus_persica_NCBIv2, whole genome shotgun sequence genome encodes these proteins:
- the LOC109949361 gene encoding uncharacterized protein LOC109949361, which produces MPGIAPEVISHKLSISPAYKPVRQKRRSYDTERYEAMRKEVDKLQTIGFIKEATYPVWLANSVMVRKATGGWRMCQDYTDLNKACPKDSFPLPRIDQLVDATAGHELLSFMDAYSGYNQIFMHPSDSEHTAFITDRGLYCYNVMPFGLKNAGATYQRLVNRIFARYIDSIMEVYVDDMLVKSRTAEHLHNLSIMFGILKDYRMRLNSMKYAFGVSSGKFLGFMISQRGIEANSEKIKAIIDMEMPKTTKDIQSLTGRVTALTCFISKATDKCVPFFKALKGGKRNIIWTAECDKAFQDLKDYMGKVPLLSKPLPGEILSLYLSVSSTAVSSVLIRKLEKAELPIFYVSKALQSAELRYPPLEQLALALVVSARRLRPYFQVHEIKVLTNQPLRLVLQKLETSGRLIKWAIELGEFDIQFMPRPTEKAQEIPETGLPEELDTERFDASTPVWSLHVDGSANQQGCGAGLVLTTPDGLKIEYALRFYFRTSNNKAEYEALLAGLRLAKSMNAKQIRIHSDSQLIVNQVTTDFVARDASMHAYLSSTHQLLQSFRAYEIKQIPRSENSHADALARLASAINDKIGRKVPVEILAQPSTIAFETCTVQYEDTWMSPIYSYLTNGILPEDKAQARNLRYRSARYTVINDVLYKRGYTTPYLKCLTAEQGDYVLREVHNGVCGDHSGSRSLAHKAFRQGYFWPTMHQDANSLVKKCDKCQRFSSIPHIPTEPLTLILDKVKGAGQKSFPKHSGPFGHLTERSTGETPFSLAFSSEAVVPVKIGEPSYQTKTFASKPNEEALSLSLDLLEEHRAYANLRNEAYKQRVSRYHDSRVRHRLFRIRDWVMRKVSLATKDATEGTLGPSWEGPYEIIGILRSGTYRLRDSNGKTLDHPWNVEHLKYYFK; this is translated from the exons ATGCCCGGCATCGCCCCAGAGGTCATCAGCCATAAACTCAGCATCTCTCCCGCTTATAAGCCTGTAAGACAGAAGCGCCGTTCGTACGATACCGAGCGATACGAAGCCATGCGTAAGGAGGTTGACAAACTTCAAACCATCGGCTTCATCAAGGAGGCTACGTATCCGGTATGGCTGGCAAATTCGGTAATGGTCCGAAAAGCCACAGGCGGGTGGCGAATGTGCCAAGACTACACCGATCTGAACAAGGCCTGCCCGAAGGACAGCTTTCCGTTGCCAAGGATAGACCAGCTCGTGGACGCCACCGCCGGACACGAattgctcagcttcatggacgcctattCGGGATACAATCAGATATTCATGCACCCTTCCGACAGCGAACACACCGCCTTCATAACGGACAGAGGGTTGTACTGTTACAATGTCATGCCATTCGGCCTGAAGAACGCGGGGGCAACATATCAAAGGCTTGTCAACAGAATTTTCGCCAGATACATCGACAGCATCATGGAGGTTTACGTTGATGACATGTTAGTAAAAAGCAGAACTGCCGAACACCTGCACAATTTATCAATCATGTTCGGCATACTGAAAGACTACCGGATGAGGCTGAACTCGATGAAATACGCCTTCGGTGTATCTTCCGGGAAATTCCTCGGATTCATGATCAGTCAGAGGGGTATCGAAGCGAATTccgaaaaaataaaggcaatCATCGATATGGAAATGCCGAAGACGACGAAGGACATTCAGAGCCTTACCGGACGAGTGACGGCCTTGACTTGCTTCATATCAAAGGCCACCGATAAATGTGTACCGTTCTTTAAGGCCTTGAAAGGGGGCAAACGGAATATCATATGGACTGCCGAGTGTGATAAAGCGTTTCAAGACTTAAAGGATTACATGGGAAAAGTACCCCTTTTATCAAAACCACTACCCGGGGAGATTCTCTCCCTATACCTCTCGGTATCTAGCACTGCCGTCAGTTCGGTATTGATTCGAAAACTAGAGAAGGCAGAGCTACCGATATTCTATGTCAGTAAGGCACTCCAAAGTGCCGAACTTCGGTATCCCCCATTAGAGCAGCTTGCACTAGCCCTGGTGGTCTCGGCACGAAGACTTCGGCCATACTTCCAAGTGCACGAAATCAAAGTTCTGACTAACCAACCGCTCCGGCTGGTGCTCCAAAAACTAGAGACTTCTGGCCGATTGATCAAGTGGGCGATCGAACTCGGAGAGTTCGATATCCAATTCATGCCAAGGCCGACCGAAAAGG CACAAGAGATACCCGAGACCGGGTTGCCGGAAGAACTTGATACCGAACGCTTTGACGCCTCAACTCCCGTATGGAGTCTGCACGTTGACGGCTCGGCAAACCAACAAGGGTGCGGAGCAGGCTTGGTACTGACAACACCGGACGGACTCAAGATCGAGTACGCCCTCCGATTCTACTTCCGAACCTCCAACAATAAAGCGGAATATGAGGCTCTCTTGGCTGGCCTTCGGTTAGCCAAGAGCATGAATGCCAAACAAATCAGAATTCACAGCGATTCCCAGCTCATTGTGAACCAGGTAACGACAGACTTCGTGGCCAGGGACGCCTCTATGCACGCCTACCTTTCGTCTACCCATCAGCTGCTCCAAAGCTTTCGAGCTTACGAGATCAAGCAGATCCCCAGGAGCGAAAATAGCCATGCCGATGCATTGGCACGTCTGGCTTCGGCAATCAACGACAAAATCGGAAGAAAGGTGCCAGTGGAAATTCTTGCCCAACCGAGCACGATAGCCTTCGAAACATGTACCGTACAGTACGAAGATACATGGATGTCTCCTATCTACTCGTACCTGACCAACGGCATCCTTCCAGAAGACAAGGCCCAGGCCCGAAATCTTAGGTACCGATCGGCAAGGTACACCGTCATCAACGACGTCCTGTACAAACGTGGCTACACAACTCCATATCTCAAATGCCTTACGGCAGAACAAGGGGACTATGTCCTTCGGGAGGTCCATAATGGTGTGTGCGGCGACCACTCCGGGTCCCGGTCACTCGCCCACAAAGCCTTTCGGCAGGGATACTTTTGGCCGACCATGCACCAGGACGCTAATTCGCTAGTGAAAAAGTGTGATAAATGCCAGCGTTTCAGTAGCATACCGCACATCCCTACCGAACCTCTGACATTGATC CTCGACAAGGTCAAAGGAGCCGGCCAGAAAAGCTTCCCGAAGCACTCTGGGCCATTCGGACATCTTACCGAACGTTCCACGGGAGAGAcccctttttctttggctTTCAGTTCGGAAGCCGTGGTGCCTGTGAAAATTGGCGAACCTTCCTACCAAACGAAAACCTTCGCTTCGAAGCCGAATGAAGAAGCACTTTCTCTAAGCCTCGATCTTCTCGAAGAGCACCGGGCATATGCCAACCTTCGGAATGAAGCCTACAAGCAACGTGTCTCTCGGTATCACGACTCTAGGGTCAGACACCGCTTGTTCCGAATCAGAGACTGGGTCATGCGGAAGGTATCCTTAGCAACCAAGGATGCCACGGAAGGAACCCTCGGACCTTCCTGGGAAGGACCCTATGAGATCATCGGTATCCTTCGATCGGGAACCTACCGCCTAAGAGACTCCAACGGCAAGACCCTCGATCATCCTTGGAACGTGGAACATCTCAAATACTATTTCAAGTAA
- the LOC109949362 gene encoding uncharacterized protein LOC109949362: MGKARPGPFTRRIRDSRHDREGQQLRIPFYTRTEDPLTHLHSFQSAIGCKGLSDEGQCLLFPSSLTGAALNWFYRLEPETVDSFNELKHIFLNHFMIQTDRLYSADDLYTILQMEDEPLREYAARFSHEYSRCPETDDRAAYGAFKSGLRSSHFRYLVHSSNWRTYDELMKQAAIHAKTEYFNSKPGVSARQGDAEPSAYPAKAPSYERVDPYSAGHKRKDDRADRREHPKKGKGRYERNDNRAPMLNRDHGNEVFTLLNTTYEAVLMNEQEIIPKPNLRRPNRQDNRDTGKFCRYHQHNSHNTEDCISLRKIVERLIREGKLDQYIARQPSAPVPNQIRQINMISTISGGPTIAGMSNRSMKQYVRAAQFPQVFGIEVNRHPEIPKVHWEPITFCEEEEEGILYPNDDPMIIRAEIADYDVGRVLIDTGSSVSVIFAEAFREMGIKDSQVNRQLTPLLSFSGDLVQPVGSVKLPITFGTAPRKTTVYDQFLIVDCPTAYNAIVGRTALTKIKAHLSPHMLLMKFPTPNDTGAVRGNQLNARTCCATALKSTSFKVPDPQRHRGCPRKSAERADLLRHGPEVNLFQTPRRDHVCPRGTER; encoded by the coding sequence ATGGGGAAAGCTCGGCCCGGACCATTCACCAGGCGCATCCGGGACTCTCGGCATGATAGGGAAGGGCAGCAACTGCGTATACCATTCTATACGAGAACGGAAGACCCCTTAACACACCTTCACTCATTTCAGTCCGCCATTGGATGCAAGGGCCTGAGCGATGAAGGGCAGTGCCTGCTATTCCCGTCTTCCCTTACCGGAGCGGCCCTGAACTGGTTCTATCGGTTGGAGCCGGAAACGGTAGATTCCTTCAACGAGCTGAAGCATATTTTCCTCAATCACTTCATGATCCAAACGGACCGCCTCTACTCTGCCGATGATCTGTATACGATCCTGCAAATGGAGGACGAACCTTTGAGAGAATACGCGGCGCGCTTCAGTCACGAATACTCAAGGTGTCCGGAAACAGACGATAGGGCAGCCTACGGCGCCTTCAAGAGTGGCCTTCGGTCCTCACATTTTCGATACCTAGTACATAGCAGCAACTGGCGCACGTACGACGAACTGATGAAGCAGGCAGCAATCCACGCCAAAACTGAATACTTCAACTCGAAACCCGGGGTTTCGGCACGGCAAGGAGATGCCGAACCAAGCGCTTATCCGGCAAAGGCGCCATCCTACGAGAGGGTCGACCCATACTCGGCAGGTCATAAGAGAAAAGACGACCGTGCCGATCGAAGAGAACACCCGAAGAAGGGAAAAGGGAGGTATGAACGCAACGACAACCGAGCGCCCATGCTGAATCGTGACCACGGCAACGAGGTCTTTACCCTACTGAACACTACCTATGAGGCCGTTCTGATGAACGAACAAGAAATAATACCAAAGCCCAATCTGCGAAGACCCAATCGGCAAGACAACCGGGATACCGGTAAATTCTGCCGATACCATCAGCATAACAGTCATAATACGGAAGACTGTATAAGCCTAAGAAAAATTGTCGAACGGTTGATCAGAGAGGGGAAGCTAGATCAGTACATCGCCCGGCAGCCATCGGCGCCAGTGCCGAATCAAATTCGGCAGATAAACATGATAAGTACTATCAGCGGTGGCCCCACCATTGCAGGAATGAGCAACCGTTCAATGAAACAATACGTGCGTGCCGCACAATTTCCTCAGGTATTCGGCATAGAGGTGAATCGGCACCCTGAAATACCGAAGGTTCATTGGGAGCCAATCACATTTTgcgaagaggaggaagagggcaTCCTCTATCCCAACGACGACCCGATGATCATTCGAGCAGAAATTGCCGACTATGATGTAGGACGGGTACTGATCGATACCGGAAGCTCCGTGAGCGTGATATTTGCCGAAGCTTTCCGAGAAATGGGGATAAAGGACAGCCAGGTCAACCGGCAGTTGACGCCTTTGTTAAGTTTCTCTGGAGACCTGGTCCAACCGGTCGGTAGTGTAAAACTACCAATTACCTTCGGCACCGCGCCAAGGAAAACGACAGTATACGATCAATTCCTGATCGTTGATTGCCCGACAGCGTACAACGCTATAGTTGGACGAACAGCACTCACCAAGATCAAGGCACATCTTTCCCCCCATATGCTATTGATGAAGTTCCCGACCCCCAACGACACCGGGGCTGTCCGAGGAAATCAGCTGAACGCGCGGACTTGCTGCGCCACGGCCCTGAAGTCAACCTCTTTCAAAGTTCCCGACCCCCAACGACACCGGGGCTGTCCGAGGAAATCAGCTGAACGCGCGGACTTGCTGCGCCACGGCCCTGAAGTCAACCTCTTTCAAACTCCCCGACGAGACCATGTCTGTCCAAGGGGTACTGAACGGTAA
- the LOC18776438 gene encoding myosin-2 — translation MSSSTKGNTVSSFDVEELLQIGTRCRELKKEKDMLKESHSQSFGLIRRLEVHVNSLSEACTEDKKQIQVLEKELKNCSQEIDYLQDQLNARNTEVNLLEEHTHGLEFKLADMENLQETVDRLRDELKKSYSERMFLMEELESKEIELQNSALCIDELEESISSMSLESQCEIESMKLDILALEHSFLEVKKIQEETVQEKTRMSELIQELEVQCQNAHKTVESLYMENKELRKKLDASETSTRIFCQRVEKWLEKDRIQLDSESPLGQLEGNYIYSKEMSCGEVLGPLFSKLAIVVAPDADSIMKMEKMSHHIQDYELLVKQLKEELKEEKLKAKEEAEDLAQEMAELRYRMTGLLEEECKRRACIEQASLQRIAELEAQVTKERTQSVKSFAALRHLNEAK, via the exons ATGTCAAGCAGCACCAAGGGCAATACCGTCAGCTCTTTTGATGTTGAGGAACTCCTACAAATTGGGACAAGATGTAGAGAG ctaaagaaagaaaaagacatgttGAAAGAATCACACTCCCAAAGCTTCGGGCTAATCAGG AGATTAGAAGTACATGTGAATTCATTATCTGAAGCCTGCACAGAGGACAAGAAACAAATTCAAGTGTTAGAGAAAGAACTCAAGAACTGCTCCCAAGAAATTG ATTACCTGCAGGATCAACTAAATGCAAGGAACACGGAAGTGAACCTCCTCGAAGAGCATACACATGGCCTTGAGTTCAAATTAGCAGACATGGAAAATTTACAAGAGACGGTTGACAGGTTAAGGGATGAACTTAAGAAGTCCTATTCAGAGCGCATGTTCTTAATGGAGGAACTAGAAAGCAAAGAGATAGAGTTACAGAATTCAGCTTTGTGCATAGATGAACTAGAGGAGTCAATTTCATCCATGTCATTAGAGTCTCAGTGTGAAATAGAGAGTATGAAGCTTGATATATTGGCCTTAGAGCACAGTTTCCTTGAAGTTAAAAAAATCCAGGAAGAAACTGTTCAAGAAAAGACTAGGATGAGTGAGTTAATTCAAGAGCTTGAGGTTCAATGTCAGAATGCACACAAAACTGTTGAAAGTTTATATATGGAAAATAAGGAACTCAGGAAGAAGCTTGATGCATCTGAGACAAGTACTAGGATATTCTGCCAgagggttgaaaaatggcTGGAAAAGGACAGAATTCAACTCGACTCAGAGTCTCCGTTGGGTCAACTAGAGGGAAATTACATATACTCAAAAGAAATGAG TTGCGGAGAAGTCCTGGGCCCACTCTTTTCCAAACTGGCAATAGTAGTGGCACCAGATGCAGATTCAATAATGAAGATGGAGAAGATGTCACATCATATACAAGATTATGAACTTCTTGTGAAGCAATTAAAG GAAGAACTGAAAGAGGAAAAGTTGAAGGCAAAGGAAGAAGCAGAGGATCTAGCTCAAGAAATGGCTGAGCTCAGATACCGAATGACAGGTTTGCTTGAAGAAGAGTGTAAGCGCCGTGCTTGTATCGAACAAGCATCTTTACAAAGAATTGCTGAGTTAGAAGCACAG GTTACAAAAGAACGGACACAATCGGTGAAATCCTTTGCTGCTCTCCGGCATCTCAATGAAGCAAAGTGA